In the Nerophis ophidion isolate RoL-2023_Sa linkage group LG19, RoL_Noph_v1.0, whole genome shotgun sequence genome, one interval contains:
- the nfe2l2a gene encoding nuclear factor erythroid 2-related factor 2a: protein MMDMEMMPQNMDEIDILWRQDIDLGARREVFDYSHRQKEYELQRQQQLAEEKRLHLLQEKEKALLAQLQLDEETGEYVPRLLPGRPLQPPATPLEMTQDVSFTQENTETLSFDECLQLLAETFPIEEAKDTSVCLETTATVTTASSSSNVVMMSPEQPSLPPLTLAPAPLVASQPQRMSLDLEQAWMELLSLPELQQCMTQQMEDPLETATYPLPTSAEAQDPSYPYYPMPNLANKEQNNLNVCPTLNTFEGSVCSMSPPDNLCRIEPEAPQLNPFSHNSYCDSFYPVVSEESGGQPDPEVDECNVQSLYSLSPGDTFMRGKNNLSTEVPDVDSGLSSSTSPHTCSPGKSLYGDEGFGYSDSDMEDMDQNPGSAESDYSEMFSLNFQPENVQHIVPLSALVGQPQSQDKPPKLENMDPDEETGYSSPPFTKDKRKRSSDVRLSRDEQRAKALNIPFTVDMIINLPVDDFNELMSKNQLNEAQLALVRDIRRRGKNKVAAQNCRKRKMENIVGLENDLDSLKEEKERLLGEKSRNMSGLREMKRRLNSLYLEVFSVLRDEDGNSISPSDFSLQQSTEGSVFLVPRTKKTFIKR, encoded by the exons AACATGGACGAGATCGACATACTGTGGAGGCAGGACATCGATCTGGGCGCCAGGCGCGAGGTGTTCGACTACAGCCACCGTCAGAAGGAGTATGAGCTGCAGAGGCAGCAGCAGCTGGCGGAGGAAAAGAGATTGCACCTCCTCCAGGAGAAGGAGAAGGCCCTGCTGGCACAGCTGCAGCTGGATGAAGAGACGGGAGAGTACGTGCCACGTCTTTTGCCCGGTCGCCCTCTTCAGCCTCCTGCCACGCCTCTGGAGATGACACAG GATGTCAGCTTCACACAGGAGAATACGGAGACTTTGTCGTTTGACGAGTGCCTGCAACTCCTCGCAGAGACGTTTCCTATAGAGGAAGCTAAG GATACTTCAGTCTGCCTGGAAACGACTGCAACTGTCACCAccgccagcagcagcagcaacgtTGTCATGATGTCCCCCGAGCAGCCATCTTTGCCCCCACTCACGCTTGCGCCAGCTCCTCTGGTTGCATCCCAGCCCCAGAGGATGTCTCTTGATTTGGAGCAGGCCTGGATGGAGCTGCTGTCTCTCCCTGAGCTGCAG CAATGTATGACCCAGCAAATGGAGGACCCGCTGGAAACGGCAACCTACCCTCTTCCAACTAGTGCTGAAGCACAGGATCCTAGCTACCCTTATTACCCAATGCCCAATCTTGCAAACAAGGAACAAAACAATTTAAACGTGTGTCCAACACTGAACACATTCGAAGGCTCGGTTTGCAGTATGTCCCCGCCGGACAACCTGTGCCGAATCGAGCCAGAAGCCCCCCAGTTAAACCCTTTCAGCCATAATAGTTATTGCGACAGTTTTTATCCTGTCGTGTCGGAGGAGAGCGGTGGTCAGCCGGACCCCGAAGTAGACGAGTGCAACGTCCAAAGCCTGTACAGCCTGTCGCCCGGTGACACGTTTATGCGGGGCAAAAACAACCTCTCTACAGAAGTGCCGGACGTAGACTCGGGACTCTCTTCAAGTACAAGTCCTCACACTTGCTCTCCTGGAAAATCTCTGTATGGAGACGAAGGTTTTGGTTACAGCGACTCCGACATGGAAGACATGGACCAGAACCCCGGCAGTGCAGAATCTGATTACTCGGAGATGTTCTCATTGAATTTCCAACCTGAGAACGTTCAGCACATAGTGCCTCTGTCTGCATTAGTGGGCCAGCCTCAGAGCCAGGACAAGCCGCCCAAACTGGAGAATATGGATCCGGACGAGGAGACGGGCTACAGTTCGCCGCCTTTCACCAAAGACAAGCGCAAAAGAAGCTCAGATGTGCGTCTCTCTCGAGACGAGCAGAGAGCCAAGGCCCTCAACATCCCTTTCACTGTGGACATGATCATAAATCTTCCTGTGGATGACTTCAACGAGCTGATGTCAAAGAACCAACTGAATGAGGCCCAGCTGGCCCTGGTCCGAGACATCCGCCGCCGCGGCAAGAACAAAGTGGCGGCACAGAACTGCCGGAAACGAAAGATGGAGAACATCGTAGGGCTGGAAAACGACCTGGACTCgctcaaagaggaaaaagagCGCCTGCTGGGCGAGAAATCACGTAACATGAGCGGCCTTCGAGAGATGAAGAGGCGGCTGAACAGCCTGTACCTGGAGGTGTTCAGCGTGCTGAGAGACGAGGACGGCAACTCCATCTCCCCGTCCGACTTCTCACTGCAGCAGTCAACCGAAGGCAGCGTCTTCCTCGTCCCTCGCACTAAAAAGACTTTTATCAAGCGCTAA